Proteins encoded in a region of the Geoanaerobacter pelophilus genome:
- a CDS encoding cytochrome c biogenesis protein: MKWLLITSAGLYLFGSYSRPLFLAGLVAELIHMGMRGTALGRLPLIGPHDTLAFFSTSIALMGLPFLYARGVKKDSTLSWSIGALAALFALLALPFRSMNMPLPPVLNTLWFELHVALAFFAYGLFGIGAILGGLYLARNDRTLLDLQYKAALIGYTFFSASMVSGGIWGYYAWGTYWLWTPKELWTSILWLFYSLYLHLRLKGANADRLVAWAGIIGFGVTLFTYLGVSMLMKSSHSF; the protein is encoded by the coding sequence ATGAAATGGCTCCTCATTACCTCGGCCGGCCTCTACCTGTTCGGCTCCTATTCCCGTCCGCTTTTTCTTGCAGGGCTCGTAGCAGAACTTATTCACATGGGGATGCGCGGCACAGCCCTGGGCCGCTTGCCATTGATCGGCCCCCATGACACCCTGGCATTCTTTTCCACCTCCATTGCCCTGATGGGGCTACCGTTTCTCTACGCCCGGGGCGTGAAAAAGGATTCGACCCTTTCCTGGAGCATCGGCGCCCTGGCCGCCCTTTTTGCCCTGCTGGCCCTGCCGTTTCGCTCCATGAACATGCCGTTGCCCCCGGTGCTCAACACCCTCTGGTTCGAACTCCACGTGGCACTTGCCTTTTTCGCCTACGGACTGTTCGGCATCGGCGCGATCCTTGGCGGGCTGTACCTTGCCCGCAACGACCGCACGTTGCTTGACCTCCAGTACAAGGCGGCGCTGATCGGCTATACCTTTTTCTCGGCATCGATGGTGTCAGGCGGGATCTGGGGATATTACGCCTGGGGCACCTACTGGCTCTGGACGCCCAAAGAGCTCTGGACATCGATACTCTGGCTCTTCTACTCGCTGTACCTGCACCTGCGCCTGAAAGGGGCTAATGCCGACCGACTGGTGGCCTGGGCCGGGATTATCGGCTTCGGGGTGACCCTGTTTACCTATCTTGGCGTGAGCATGCTGATGAAAAGTTCGCATAGTTTCTGA
- a CDS encoding cytochrome C biogenesis protein ResB codes for MKKLYDFLTSLDLGIWLVSGVMLFLGIGSFIAKEGSAINDVPLFIWLTQAPPAETWWLWITVAILAVLALNTVLCSIESLRAKWQRGSFLIRIAPQLMHLGFLLIMLAHLSSAYGGFKDGGPLPEGGAFSFPDGSRLDLVKLDVQIGPMGMPLDFSGVLRHSTPSGVIKGTFSPNHPYFYKGFGVYLKNVEPSPVRTALVEIHREPGAPLALAGALFFTVANLMLIWLRRGKRAA; via the coding sequence ATGAAAAAACTGTATGATTTCCTTACGTCCCTTGACCTCGGCATCTGGCTGGTTTCCGGGGTGATGCTGTTCCTCGGCATTGGTTCTTTCATTGCCAAGGAAGGATCGGCCATCAATGATGTTCCGCTGTTCATCTGGCTGACCCAGGCGCCGCCTGCCGAGACCTGGTGGCTTTGGATCACGGTTGCCATTCTGGCGGTATTGGCGCTAAATACCGTGCTGTGCAGCATCGAGTCGCTCCGGGCCAAGTGGCAGCGGGGAAGTTTTCTGATCCGGATTGCCCCGCAGCTGATGCATCTTGGCTTCCTGTTGATCATGCTGGCCCATCTTTCCAGCGCCTATGGCGGGTTCAAGGATGGCGGGCCGCTTCCTGAAGGCGGGGCATTCAGTTTCCCCGACGGTTCCCGGCTGGACCTGGTCAAGCTGGATGTCCAGATTGGGCCGATGGGGATGCCGCTCGATTTCAGCGGTGTCTTACGGCATTCGACACCTTCCGGGGTTATCAAAGGGACCTTCAGCCCCAATCATCCTTACTTTTACAAGGGATTCGGTGTCTATTTGAAGAATGTCGAGCCTTCTCCAGTCAGGACCGCCCTGGTTGAAATTCACCGGGAGCCGGGAGCGCCATTGGCCCTGGCTGGCGCGCTGTTCTTTACCGTTGCCAACCTCATGCTGATCTGGCTGAGAAGAGGAAAAAGAGCGGCGTAA